The Thioflexithrix psekupsensis genome segment GTCAACATTACGGGCTATACCCAACAAGAAATTTTAGGAAAAAAACCCAGCATTTTAAAATCAGGTTTTGCTTCAGAAAAACAATATGATATTTTATGGCAGACAATTGCTCAAGGTCATGAATGGCAAGGCGAATTTTATAATCGTAAAAAGAATGGCGAATTTTTCTGGGAATCGGCTTTAATTTCCCCGATTAAAAATAATTCAGGACAAATTACCCATTATTTAGGTATTAAAGAAGACATTACCGTTCGCAAACAATATGAAGACCAATTATTACATCAAGCCAATTTCGATTATCTGACTAATTTGCCCAATCGGTTATTGGCATTTGAGCGATTAAAACAAGCATTAAGCAAATCGCAAGAAAAAGGTTATTTAGTTGGTGTATTATTTATTGATTTAGATCAATTTAAGCAAGTCAATGACAGTTTAGGTCACAGTGTCGGTGATGAGTTATTAATTGCTGTGAGTCATCGTTTATCCCAATGCTTAAAAGAACAGGATACTTTGGCACGATTGGGCGGCGATGAATTCTTGGTCATTCTGCCGCAATTAAACCATCGTAATCAAGCCGAAGTGGTGGCACAACAATTGATGATGGTGCTGAATGAACCTTTTAATTTATCTAATCGGGATATTTTTATTGCAGCCAGTATAGGCATCACCTTATCGCCTAATGATGGCACAGAACCCAATACTTTATTACGCAATGCCGATGCGGCAATGTATTGGTCTAAAGAAGATGGAAGAAACACTTATCATTTCTTTACGCCAGAAATTAATCAACAGGCTTTAAAACGCTTAGAAATAGAATCACAATTGCGTTATGCGTTGGAGCGGGGCGAATTATCGCTGCATTATCAAGCGCAAATGAATGTGAAAAATCAACATGTGATTGGTGCAGAAGCTTTATTGCGCTGGTAAAATCCCGTATTGGGACAAGTTTCTCCCATACAATTCATTTCTATTGCTGAAACCACAGGCTTAATTAATACCATTGGGGCTTGGGCATTGCGCACCGCTTGCCAACAAGCCAAATTATGGCAAACACAAACCCGAATTCCTTTAAGAGTCGCGGTTAATGTGTCTCCTTATCAATTTCGTGACGGCCATTTATTAGAAACGGTGGCGCAAGCCTTAGAAGACACTCATTTAGCTCCTGATTTTTTAGAATTAGAATTAACCGAAAGTTTGTTAATGAGCAACGCCAAAGAAGTGAAAGAAACTTTACAAGGTTTAAAACAATTAGGCGTTCATTTGGCGTTAGATGATTTTGGCACGGGTTATTCTTCATTAAGCTATCTTAAACATTTCCCATTTGATATTTTAAAAATCGACCGATCTTTTATTAAAGATTTAACCTTAAAAAATGAAGACGCATCTTTAACCACTGCAATTATTATGATGGCGCATAGTTTGGGTTTAACGGTGATTGCTGAGGGGGTAGAAACGCAAGAACAATTGGCTTTTTTACATTTTCAAGGATGCGATTGTGTACAAGGTTATTATTTAAGCAAACCATTACCCGCTGAACAATTTATGCAGTTTATTCAATCGCGTCGTTTTACTAAAAATGGGATTCGATTGTAGCAAAATCAAACCCTCTCAATTTCTGAAAAAATAGGACTGTTTTTCTTATGCCATTATTTGCCAATTTAACGCATCTTATTTCCAGAATTCATCAAGGCCAATTAAGCGTAGAAACCTTATTAACCCAATATTTAACCACCATTTCAGAACGTGAAAATGATATTCATGCTTTTGTCGATTTACAACCTGACTTTGCTTTACAAATCGCCCGCCAATTAGACCAAAAACCATTAATTCAACGCCAAAAACCTCTTTACGGCATTCCTGTAGCCATTAAAGAAATCATTGATGTTGCGGGATTATGTTGTGCTTGGGGCAGCCCGATTCATCAAGGGCGCGTCCCCATGAGCGATGCCCCATTAGTCACACGATTACGCGATGCGGGCGCGATCATCATCGGCACAACCGTATCAACCGAATACGCCATTGCCAATGCTGGCCCCACCCGTCATCCATACGACTTACAACGCACGCCCGGCGGCTCATCCAGCGGCTCGGCGGCTGCGGTGGCCGCGCAAATGGTACCCATCGCCATTGGATCACAAACCATCGGATCGGTGATACGTCCTGCCACCTATTGCGGCGTTTACGGCTTAAAACCGACTCGCGGCGCGATCAGTCGCGTAGGCGTAATGCCCTTGTCGCCTGCGCTGGATCATATCGGTATTCTCGCCAGCCAACCCGAAGCGATTACCTTGGCGTGTCAGGCGTTATTTGGTTTTGATCCGCGTGACAGTGGCAGTTGTGACATTGCGCCGCCGCGGTTGGAAAATACTCAATTACCCAAAAAAGCAATTTATTTCAATAATTTACTCGCGGATCGTATTGAATCTCCCAGTCAATTAGCCCTACAACGCGCCACTCGTATTTTTCAAGAACACGACATTCCTGTCATTGAAAAGGAATTACCCGCGGCTTTTGCGTCGCATATCGATTGTATTCATACGCTGTTATGTCGAGACATGGCGATGATTCACGGCGAAGATCGACGGCGTGCCGGGCAGCAAATGAGTGAACGTTTACGCGGTTTGATTGATCGTGGATTACAAATATCAGACGAAGCCTACCGCGCCGCGCAGCAGCAAGCGGATGATTATCAAGACTATTTATGTCATTTATTACAAGATGATCAGATTTTTTTAGCGGCAGCGGCTGACAGTATTGCGCCCATGTGGGCATCGGATCATACGGGAGTGCCTTTTTTACAAGGTTTGTGGACATTGACGGGATTACCCACGTTAGCCGTGCCTTGTGGACGAGTCACTGGATTACCTGTTGGCGTACAATTAATTGCCAAACCCTGTGCAGAACATGTGATATTAAATGCAGCTCGATTAATTGCTAATCATTTGTAATGTTAATTTGTCTGAATCAGAATTTACAGACACAAAAATTTTCAAAATTGATTCTTGCCCGTCATTTATTTTTCGTAGATTTTTTATTCTTTAATTCTGAAAATCCTGAAATTCTGTAAATTCTGATTCAGACAAAAAAAACGCAATTCTCAGCTTATAAAATAAACTAAAAATTGCGTCTTTCAACTGCTTAAAAAATCTTTAAAAAATTTCTATTATTTATTCGTTAGGTGCGGTAAATAAACCCGTTAAAAACTCTTGTAATTTTTCCCAAGAATCTTCATCCGCAGCTTTATCATAAGCCAATGGCAAATCGAATTTTTTCGCCAATTCATCTGCATCTGGATTAGTAAAGCTGTGCTGCACATCGGGGTAATTAACAAAAGTAAAATCGACTTCAGCCGCAGTCATTTCTTGCTTAAACGCTTCCACCACATCCGCAGGAATTAAACGGTCTGCTTCGCCATGAAACACAATGACTTTGGCTTGTACTTCTCCCGCTTTCGCAGGATTATCCGTACCTAAACTGCCATGAAAACTGGCGACCCCCGCTAATGTCGCGCCGCGCCGTGCCATTTCCAACACCACCGCGCCACCAAAACAGTAACCAATGGCGGCAATTGCATCTTTGTCCACCGCACTGTGTTGTTGTAAAACATCAACAGCCGCATGAAAACGCGCCGCTAATGCCGCTTTATCGGCCATGGCGGCTTTCATAAATTCGCCCGCTTCTTTGGGATGATCAGCCGTCTTACCATCGCCATACATATCAACGGCTAAGGCGACGTAACCCGCTTTCGCCAACAGCGTCGCCCGCTCGCGGGCATAGGCGTTGTGTCCCCACCATTCATGTACGACTAAAATGGCTGGCCGCGGTGTCGTC includes the following:
- a CDS encoding EAL domain-containing protein, with translation MGQVSPIQFISIAETTGLINTIGAWALRTACQQAKLWQTQTRIPLRVAVNVSPYQFRDGHLLETVAQALEDTHLAPDFLELELTESLLMSNAKEVKETLQGLKQLGVHLALDDFGTGYSSLSYLKHFPFDILKIDRSFIKDLTLKNEDASLTTAIIMMAHSLGLTVIAEGVETQEQLAFLHFQGCDCVQGYYLSKPLPAEQFMQFIQSRRFTKNGIRL
- a CDS encoding amidase, with product MPLFANLTHLISRIHQGQLSVETLLTQYLTTISERENDIHAFVDLQPDFALQIARQLDQKPLIQRQKPLYGIPVAIKEIIDVAGLCCAWGSPIHQGRVPMSDAPLVTRLRDAGAIIIGTTVSTEYAIANAGPTRHPYDLQRTPGGSSSGSAAAVAAQMVPIAIGSQTIGSVIRPATYCGVYGLKPTRGAISRVGVMPLSPALDHIGILASQPEAITLACQALFGFDPRDSGSCDIAPPRLENTQLPKKAIYFNNLLADRIESPSQLALQRATRIFQEHDIPVIEKELPAAFASHIDCIHTLLCRDMAMIHGEDRRRAGQQMSERLRGLIDRGLQISDEAYRAAQQQADDYQDYLCHLLQDDQIFLAAAADSIAPMWASDHTGVPFLQGLWTLTGLPTLAVPCGRVTGLPVGVQLIAKPCAEHVILNAARLIANHL
- a CDS encoding dienelactone hydrolase family protein, producing the protein MKLARQLGSLLASTLLLFSVSIQAEIKGEEVSYSAGDLTLKGFMAYDDAVTTPRPAILVVHEWWGHNAYARERATLLAKAGYVALAVDMYGDGKTADHPKEAGEFMKAAMADKAALAARFHAAVDVLQQHSAVDKDAIAAIGYCFGGAVVLEMARRGATLAGVASFHGSLGTDNPAKAGEVQAKVIVFHGEADRLIPADVVEAFKQEMTAAEVDFTFVNYPDVQHSFTNPDADELAKKFDLPLAYDKAADEDSWEKLQEFLTGLFTAPNE